The following nucleotide sequence is from Bactrocera oleae isolate idBacOlea1 chromosome 2, idBacOlea1, whole genome shotgun sequence.
AAGGTATTCAGGAGTACCGCACAGCGTCATAGTGCGCGTCTCTACTTTCTGCTGAACGACATGACTTTTAGTAttacaaaaaagaagaagaatcaATGACTTTAGATATAAGCGACCTTAACAAATCCGAAATCCGTTATTTTGATATAACCATTTTTATCGATCATTACATTCTCGGGCTTCAAGTCACGATAGATCAGATGCAGGAAATGCAAATACTCCAGGGCGAGAAAGACTTGAGCGGCGTAAAAGCGGGCATGCTTTTCATTGAACTTGCGCATTCTAAAGGGGGAAAGGAtcacaatttatttatgtaatggGCTGGTGGGGGGCACACATGGTACTTGCGATGATATGTGAATAATTCGCCGCCATTAACAAATGGCAGCCCCAAGTAGAGCAGATCGTAGTCCTTTCGAGAGAACTCCAGCCAAATGAGGAAGGGAAATTTGATGCAGGCCAGCACCCGTTTCTCATTATGCACATGTGTAACCTGCTTcatcttgacaattttttctttcaacatAAGTTTTGCTGCATAATAATCGCCCGTGGACTTATCCTTGCACAATGCCTGATGTGATTAAATCGTTGCCGAAGTCAAAGCGTTCGCTTTAACTAATCATTTCTCTTTACTACTCACCACCTGACCGAATGAGCCCGAGCCGAGTATAGTTATTTCTTCATAGCCCTCGAGTCCGGTCTCCAGTGAGGGTTGCACATTGTTCCAACGCCCATTGAATTCTTCCAGGAAGAGGTTCAGCACTAGTTCGTAGTCAACaaccggattaaaaattaacgcTTGCTTATTCGGAGACGTTTGGTTGTTCATTTTATTGTGTTGCATCTGAAAATAATTGCTGAATCCGTTGttctgcttttttttatttaagttttcaaaCTGTTGTTGCTTTATGTTTCTTTGACTTtcgatttattttgtttttgagacATTTTAAATGCTCATTTTACCAGAAATGAGcagaacaataattttattgactCTAAATGTTATTGAGCTGTATTAGCCTATGAGTTGAACTCATTTAAAAATGGCAATGGAATCTAGAAACATAATGGAATTTATTTAATCCAATGTAgacaaatactaaaaaaaataaagattttttttagttgGAATACGAGGTGGCTAGTTTATTTTACGAAGCATATAACTTCGTAAAGCATTCTATTTCATATGTTTAACGGTAAAGGCAAagcattattaattattttgctACAAATGTTCATTACACTCAGGGTCATGAACAAATTCGCTACAGAACCTGATTTGATAAAGAAAAATTCTCCTATTCTAACTATTCTGATGTTCATCTTATCGTGTCATAACGGTCTTACCAAGCGCGTGGTAGTTCGTAACATTACGTCAGATATACTTTTTTCGAGTAAGTTATGCTaacctttttttttatccaaatgTGTTTGATTATTGTGTTTAGATTATTATTGATCTTTCAGTTAAAACGTCAGTTCTTAGTTCCATACTTTGATACTTCTTCTATTTTTCGATCTCCTGCGATCAACACATGCCTTTTTTCTATTCAAAGGAAAATAATGTAGGTTTAAGTCCATCAAGACATCCAAGATtatataaaacttataaaattaattatacctTAAACAGCGTAAATAAAATGTGCcgtgaagtttgtaacaccccgaaggacatatattaatgatcagcatTGACgaattgagtcgatttagtcatgactgtctgtctgaaattttgcacaagtccttttctccccaagaagctactcatttgttggaactatCAATATCGAAGCGCCATGccatatagctttcatacaaaccgaacgattataatcaagtgcttgtatggaaaaggttttcatttgacgagatatctctaTGAAAGATGGCATCGATTATTGCCTAAAGCAATAGTGCAATCTCTAAACTcactttaacatatagctgtcatacaaacagaacgttcaaaataaattcttctaagtaatcttttgtatttgtgaattgtCTATTATaactttggtgcaaccgaagttgacgttttttcttgtttttgatattaattccaGCTGTAGAGAGACTGGTCTTTACTACCTGTGGAAGTCATCTCTTCAATTCAATTCTCGACGGAATTTGGGGAAAAAATGGTATGCGACATTACATTAGATACATAAGTAGATTTTCACTTTGGTGGCTTGCGTCTCAACTTGATTCGATCAATGTTTTTGGGCGATTAATGctataaatgcatttttctaGATTTTAACTTAATTGGCTTTCAAACACTTAAATCTCTCGGCTGGCAAATGAGAAAAGAGCATGACTTCTAGTATATACTTGgactagaaaaaaattatggaaattcgTCTACAAACATCCGCTTAGTTTCCCTTTTTTATGTACGTACGTATACTCACTAACTGTAATTAAGgtaataaaactatataaattttatttaccgtAAATTACATTCAATTCTcctcatataaaaacatacatacattcataaatatttacgagtaaatatattttaaatttctaggTGCCGGATGCAAATTTTGCATCCATCTGGATTAGCCACAAAAGTGGGTGCAACACTTTGTGCTGCTGTGCTGGTTCAAGCAAATTGATAATTTCATATTACCACACATTGTTGCACTTGCCACGTATGCAGAATGTAGGAAGACTCGTAAAACTTTTACGAGCCGGCAACATACTAAGTGCTCGCAAGCAATCGCGACtgtgtgtttgagtgtgtggatgtgtgtgtgtgtgtgtgtgtcggttACCTCTCATGGAAATGCGCTTGGGTGTGTGAGAATTAAAAGTGCCCACGAATTGAATGCTTTCGGCTAATGAAAATTTCAGCTGTTTCAGcaaagtattaaagtaaaagagTTATGTACGTGTTTGTTGTCGAAAAATCGCCTCGTAAAAGAGTGCAATGCGACATTTGGACttgataataaaatacaatttgtgcAGAATGTCCAAGTGTGACTACTGCACTTGGCCGATTATGGATTTAGAAAGTGGATTCAagaatgaatttttcataaacatTCCGTGTAAATTGAGTAGGTGTTGGCAATTATGGGGTGTCTGCATATGTGGGTGTAGTTAGAGCCGGTTCGCatcaaattgaattaaattatgttaaaatattcgcGAAACGCTGCTGACTCGCAACAAAATCGGCATATTTCTGACTGCTGACGAAAAGTGGGTGACTTACGACAACGCCAAACGAAAACGGTAATGTGGTGAGCCTGCGCAAACCAAAAGCCAGCATTGAAGGCCAGCATAGTTTTGCTACATATGTGTTAGGTGCGATTGGCAGGCAATCATGGACTTGAGCTGTCGACCAAACTCGTAATTCGGGCCTATACTGCCTATAATTGAACGTTCCCATGGGAGCGATCGCCAAAAAGCGATCAGCTTGgaccaatataaaaataagtatgttccatcagaacaacgTCAGGTCAAATACATCGGAAGTGACTGGACAACAGCTGGTTGCAAGGTTCTTATGCAACCACCTTACAGTCCGAATCTGAaaccaagtgattactaacTGTTCCTaactatggcgaatgattttccTGGTACTTCTGTATTTTCCTGGTGGTATCCCACTTTTTCCAATAGAAACGAGACTTTCTAAGAGAGTGTCATTACGAATTAGTCTTCAAAATTGCCACAAATTATGGAagaaaacggtgcatatttaaCCTAAACTAAATCGTTTTACCAaaattatgctaaataaaaccttaaatttcatacaaaaattagAGATTTCCTTTTCAAAGCCTTATATTCACAAGACAACAAATCGTATGCATTTTTTCAGCACTTGGTTCCCACACAAGTGCATACAAAATATCAACGAAAAAGTTCTCATCGGCATACTCAACATTCAACACTCAATCAAAGCAATCAACGCAATAATTAAATCTTTTCTTGCGCATTGAATTCGTCgctgaagtgaaataaaaacacCGTTGAACGGCCAAACAACCCTTGAAGGGCAATTGTgtggaattttaaaatatacctCGGCATTCACTCAAGTGGTTACCGTAAAAATTAGTCAACTATTTATTTCCATACATCACCTCTGCTTTGCTCTGAGGGTTGTTGCGCATCTCAATCCACCGATGCCTCACCAAGCAATTGTCATTTGCCAAATATGCAATGCGTCGGTGTGCGTGTGCATAGCAAATGtgtagttttagtttttttttttgttttctgcttTTTATCATACTCATCATTATCATTACCTTTATTGTTCGCCtacaacaatattattattttccctTATTATTAACGGTATAGCGTTTCGCATGTGCCAACACACACGTTCAAGCACTCAACCGGCATTCAGGCGCAAGTTTGTTTATCTCTTTATAGAGCCGCCACGTGTCCTACGCACCGCAACGAATCCAGTTAAAAATGACTTTCGCCAATGTCTCTAATGTAAGCACTGTCTTTTTATACCGTTCTCTCGGCAGAAAGTTATTTGCGAAGCGATGACAGCGCATTGCAATTTTTCTCAATTTGAAGTGCACATAAttacacaaatacatgcatacgttcatgcgcaatataaatcattacaaataaatatttctttacgaAATTGCTTCGATGGACCACTTGAGTTTTTAATCATTAAACTCATAGTTAGATTTTCCGCCTGAATGAATATAGCATCAACATTGACCTGAAATTTAACTAAACCAATTTTAGATTTCTTTTCTTGACAAGCTTTATTTGTAGCCATGATCTGCTACGTTAAGCGAGCTCAGTGAACATGTGGTATCAAATTCGTTCATATCTGCAGAACAGAGGAATACAAAGAATGAGAATTGTTTATCTCAGATATTTGATATTGCAAGTAGTAAACGCTATAAAACAGATCAAAAACGAGTTCCACATTAGAGTTAGAATCTGAAAAATTAAGATGTTGAAGTTTTTAGTGTTTAATTAATCGGTTTTCTTAATCGAGCTTGTTTGTTTGTCTTGAGTGAATTCATTGCGATGTCTTAagcttaaacaatttatttgtagATTTGTGTGTGAATTGCAGTTGTAAACCTATCTCGATTTGATCTGTGGTATTCAGTTTGTCAAATTTAATGACAATCGTAGTCAAACTATTAGCTGCAATGATTTTaaaagcactttcttatgaaaattgatttacattttttttccggCTTAAATCAATACTTTACATCGACACTACAACATTCTaatttttgctgattttttcCTCATTAAATTTGACATAGTGAAAACCGCGcctaacaaataaaaagaattttgtaTGCCACATGTTAGTTACCTAGTTATCTCCAAAGGTGAAGGTtatcaatttagccatgttggTGATCATTTCGATCTAATGTCTGATGGAATTTGAAAAGGCTTCTATTTGCCATTGACCTGCTAGCTTTGAACGCTGCTCTCTCGTCAAAGAAAGTACTTTCGAAAAcaaagttctctggttgaattCGATTAAAGTAATTGGGTACCATTTCAGGTATTTTAACCGGTTTCTTCAATAATAACAAGttatattttatagattttgGTTAAACATTAGTTTTGTTAATTATAAAGTAATGCTTTAATCTCATCTTCGTGCAagtcataaaaaagatttcataaaatatttctctgtttcagtattttcaatttaattcggTTTAATTTCTAGCCATTTTGaatgaatttttgaacttttaatacTTCTCGACGTTGCTTATCATAGAATTTGGGTACTTTTAGTATTGATctagttattattatatatcatatGCTATTTTTAACATGTCTCACAAATAAGGTCCACCCTTATgcgtaaatgtgtatgtgtatatagttCGATTTAAAAGTTCGCTGCACTCATGCAAAGCAACAACTACACTCTAACAACTATAGCTTTTCAATGCACAGAATCGTGCGATATTCTAGAGATGCCCATTTGCCTACCGCGATCAACGCACTCCACCGCTCCGCACAAAGTCAAGTGGATAAACTCGTTTTGCTACGAATGTGAATGTGTGGCTCTGTAAGCCGTACGGCTCAGCTAACGCGGCACAGAAGTCTTCACGCTCTGTAAAATTGATCTCTTTGCGCCGTTTCCGCTCAAGCGCGAGacgaaaataaacaacaaaagagAAGGCGAGACAAatcaatgaaaaatatgaataatataataatacaatgtatgcaaaagaacataaacaaaattgttattCAAAATAGTAGTAAACCGAAAAAGCTGAGACGCGACAAATAAAGCACACGCGATTCGCCTGGCGGGTTCAGCGGCCTCAAATCATGACGCTCTACTTAtccacatacaaacatacatgtttACATAGAATATAATTTGTTGGCTCTTCGACTTTGGCTTGGCTGACTAATTTACATAGTAACTGGGTTAAtcggcgttgttgttgttggtatgtgCGACAGTTGGCAGCAGCAAAGTGAAGTTCAAGTCCAAACCCACATACGACACATTCGGTGATTTACAATTGAAGTGTGCTTTCTGCAATGTGAAATAATCGGCAATCATTTGTTGTGTTGAGAAAACAGTGGAGAAATCCATAAATTGCAGTTTATGGCCTCCAATCTGTaataaacacaaacacatatgtatatatttctatcATTCTTTACAACTTTAACTCTAATCGCATTTTTAAGCTTTACACATGCATTTTGTTATCGCGTCAATCAGCGATTTAAAGCACGTTTGAACAACCGAAACGGCTTCGTGTTGTTCTTCGCGTTGGCGTTAATTGTCTCCGCCACAGAGAGCTGCGCCCATTAGAAAGTCAAATGCTTTAGCTTTTCTATTGACGTTGACCTATTTTCCTATGCGTTTGGGCATGTCTTGAGTGCTTTTtggttataccctgaacagggtatattaattttgccacgaagtttgtaacacccacaaggcaacgtcggagaccttataaaatatatatatatacaagtataaatgatcagtcgATTTAAacatgtccgtttgtctatccgtctgtctgtctgtatatatacgatctagtccctcagtttttgagatagcgatctgaaattttgcacctgtccttttctcatcaGGATGCTGCCTATTTGTCTTAACtgtcgatatcgaaccactatagcatatagctctcatacaaactgaacgatcctaatcaagttcttctaaggcaccttttgtatatgtgaagggtctTATAGCTTCgaagcaaccgaagttaatgtttcttgtttttaatttgacttCAACTGGGATAGCATTTGactctaaaaaaaaatgtatatacatacatttaactcTATGCCAGTtttacatatacctataagTACATATTAATACGTAATTTCcaaacttttatttatgtacgagtacatacagATCTCTGTACATAAATAGTTTATATGTACTTTGATGATTTGCACTTCCACTTTCATTAGACAAACAGCAACTCCTTAGGCTTGAATGCGCGATAATTTATTGCGCCTCCGCGGTTAGGTGGGCTATCATGGTCAATCGAACATTAACCACATGCAGAAGAGCGAATTGCATAAGAGAAAACATGTTCTCGCGTCAAGTTGTTTGGAAGCGAAGCAATTTTATGACGAACTCACACGTTTCTTTAGACACAATTGTAGCAAAATTCGACACTTACAAGGCTTCGTAAATCTCATCGTATATATTATTTGTGCGCCATCGCCTCACTACTAACCTTTAGGTTATagacattcatatatatatcttgatatgattttcattatttaattttgctcaATCTATATTATGATAAGTATACGCAAATTGTGGCTTCAAAAAGCCGCTAATTCGATTGTTTTCAGAACGAGAAACACAAACGAATAAGCCTTCAATTCTTCTCACGGAATATTTTAAGGTTTCTACAACGTTTTGAATTGAGAACCCGCCAAGTCAAAACTACAATCCAATGGTTTATCTAGCCCCTCGAGTTTTTGACAGAACAACATAGTTTTTGAGCTTTGgaataatttgaattaaaaatatatgagagACTGTggttattaaattttgtgtttgtttatgcGTCTTTGCGTTTTTGagaaatttcaatgaaaataccAATATCAAGAGTACTCCATAGTGTCATACAACCTTAGTAGTTTATATATTGTAAGTCAGCctttttaatttcgaatttgTAACAATGTTTTATGAATCTCTAAAATATTACGTTAAATATCTTCCATAGCCTCAATAAGAGCCTGAAAGGATCTAACAGCACTCTGCATTAGGTGGGTATATGAGATATttggatcttctagaggaacTTGTTGTCTATCAAGTAAGCCTTTTCACAATATTTCCTAATTAATGCAATGAACAATTGTTTGGCACTATTTTTCCCTCTCTACCGcgtaacataaatattactatatatttatgtatatacatctggCTGTATCCAATGGTACAATTATTGCCCATAACCTGTTCTTCAATGGCGTTGACAATTTAACACAGCCAGCCGTATCATGTTCTTGCTCAGTTCTGTGTCGTAGAATGGTTGCAACGCTTGGCTTTCTTAAAACTCTTTGGCCTACGACAAAGTGCTTCATTCGTCGTTTGGCATTCGTTTGGTCAACAGCAAAGGAAAAGGTAGAAAGCTTCGCCAACGCATTTACATACACAGTTACTAGCTGTCTTTGAAGGGGTTTAGAGGGAGTAGAGTTTTAGAAAGTAGCACAGCTAATATGGAAATTCAAATTGTGTGTAAGTTTCAAAGCGATAGAAAGTTTGGTGTTTCTTGCTTGCACAAAGGTGAATTTGTTTCATTGATTGCATCTTTTAATTATAGTGCTCTCGTGCTTGTGCTACACACTCGCGGTGGCACTGCCCACACAGAATGGCGACGCTGCTGCAAGCACCGAACTGCCGTTGCAGCGCTTCGCTAGTGCCGCTTCGCAGAAGATCGCGTTGAATATGCTGAAATTCAATGTGGATATCGACTCCAATCAAGTTTATTCACCTCTGGGCATCAGCTCCATACTGGCTATCTTAGCGGAGGGTGCGGCAGGCGAGACATATGAGGAGTTCAGCAAGACGCTTGGCTTTCCCGTCGAACGTGCTGAATTGCGTGCTTCCTTTCAACGCATACTCTCGCGCTACCAGAATAAAGAATATTCCACAGCACCTTCATTCCAAACCTGGTTGTACATCTATCGCAACAACACTGCGCGCGATGAGTTCAAGCAGTTGGTACGCGACAACTACTTTGTCATGGTTAAAGACATCAACAGCGATGAGTATGATTGGAATGAACCAAACACTTCGTTGGACGTCGAGACCAGTTCTGTGAGCAACAGCAAAGATGTTGTTGACTTTGAGACTTTGAAGCGTTTAAGAGCCGATGCTAAATTGGCTGCCGCTGCTACAGAGACACTGTCTGCTGATACATACGGCGAGGAAGTGATCGATAAGGAAGCGTCTAAATTCGATCGTGTTGTCGACGATAAGCAGTATGTGGAGAAACCAGCTATATTGGAGGAGATTAAGAAGCAGCAATCAGAGAAGCAAGAGAACGAGAAACTTGATGTCGAACCACCGAAAGTAGCTGAAATTCCAGCAAGCACTAGCACAATCGATGAAGCGAGCGAACAATTGAAAGAAAGTGAAGCAACAGATATCGCAGAAATACCCAAACACGAAGACACGCTAATTATCAAGGATATTAGTAAACGCGAGGAGGATGTAAATTTTGAAGACAATGAAACTGTGCATTCTGGAGAGAAGTTGCAAAAGCTCTATGGCGATGACAGCGATGGTGTTATACCAATACAGGAAGTGTTGGACTCCAATGAACCCGAAAAGGTTTCTTTGCCGCTGCAAAAGCTGGAAAGCGCACTCGATACAGCGAACAAAAACGCAGGCGAGATAATGATTGCGCTTGAGTCGCATATAAGCTCGGTCCGAAGGGTGAATTACTTTTAATGCAGCcaaatatatacagttctatatttttatttttattttaataggcTTTGGGTGCCCGCAGTCTCTTCCGCAAGGAAGACATAGCGCACGCATTGAGCGCTAACTCAATAACTGGTCGTGAGGCCAGTTCGAAAACCAAAATGCTGCTTTTCAATGGTCTCTACTTCGCCGGCCTCTGGGCACAACCGTTCAACAAATTAAGTTCGGAAGAAGATAGCTTCTTCTTTATGACGGCAGAGGACGCAATGAAAGTACCCATGATGGAAAGCAAGGGTACATTCCATGTCGCCGAATTGGAGCATTTAAATGCAAAAGTGATCTGTTTGCCATACGAGGTAAGACGAAAGCGATATTATGCACACACCACACTTTAAGTGTTAATGCCTTAATCATTTTACGTAgaacaaaaaatatgcaatgaTGATTGTACTGCCTAATGAGACCGAGGGTCTCCGACCGCTCATCGAGAAACTACAACCCGAAGACATTAAGAAAGCTAAATCGCTGGTACAAAAGAAAGAGCTACGGCTCGTAATACCTAAGTTCCAAGTCGATGAAACTTCACGTTCTGAAGCCATGTTGAAGAGCATCGGTCTGAACAAGCTCTTTACGAGGGAAGACTCCGATCTTAGCTTATTATCTGCCGATAATGATCTGCATATAGACGAAGTGGTGCAGTTTGTGAGTGTGCGTGTTGACGAGAACGGCAGCAGTGAGAATGGACTCACCGCCTCCGACACACTGGCACGCACGGCTGCTGCGCTAGATATCGATTCGATTGAAGTGAATCGTCCGTTCTTGTATTTCGTAATGGACTGCGAGGAAGAGTTTGTGATTGCTGCAGGTAAAATTTACACACCAGAACTAAAGGAAGATCCGCCGATTTCCATTGAAGTGGAGTTTGAACAATAATTGTATAACTGAATATAAAACCAGCCCGACATTTACGTAAACTCAACGGTAATAACCAGAATATAGATCAACccatttttatgcatttttctaaaatgtccaatacaattttttcaataaaaaaatagaaaaaatacagtttttgtgtttaattttggaAAAGGATGGCGTTGCTATGGAATGTTTTGATATTGCAGaggtttttggaaaaaataaatatgttttgacCCAAAGTTCGAGGTATCCAAGATCAAAGTTTTGTTGcatctacttttttttttttaatttcaaatttcgaaTGCCTTTTGACCAATCTGTAGAGCGTCGTGTTACTTGTGCCAGTTGAGATGTGTGTGGAATgtgaattgtttgaaaatgcctTCTACAGAACAAGGGTCTACAGTGGCAAGACATAGAAAAcgagcaaatatatgtatgtatatagcagACATGATTCTTAATCACCGTTTCTGATAATTTAAcgcatttatt
It contains:
- the LOC106623611 gene encoding cAMP-dependent protein kinase catalytic subunit 2, which gives rise to MQHNKMNNQTSPNKQALIFNPVVDYELVLNLFLEEFNGRWNNVQPSLETGLEGYEEITILGSGSFGQVALCKDKSTGDYYAAKLMLKEKIVKMKQVTHVHNEKRVLACIKFPFLIWLEFSRKDYDLLYLGLPFVNGGELFTYHRKMRKFNEKHARFYAAQVFLALEYLHFLHLIYRDLKPENVMIDKNGYIKITDFGFVKKVETRTMTLCGTPEYLAPEVIQSRPYGPCVDWWSFGVFIYEMVNGSSPFAPFNRDIMVMYGKICEGEYKMPQSFSSELKDLVENLLQVELSKRFGSLINGNKDIKNHDWFRSIDWFAILNQEMPAPYVPQIGHAEDLSNFDKYPEFRRGPRSKTCRYCEAFAEF
- the Spn100A gene encoding serpin B5, with protein sequence MEIQIVLLSCLCYTLAVALPTQNGDAAASTELPLQRFASAASQKIALNMLKFNVDIDSNQVYSPLGISSILAILAEGAAGETYEEFSKTLGFPVERAELRASFQRILSRYQNKEYSTAPSFQTWLYIYRNNTARDEFKQLVRDNYFVMVKDINSDEYDWNEPNTSLDVETSSVSNSKDVVDFETLKRLRADAKLAAAATETLSADTYGEEVIDKEASKFDRVVDDKQYVEKPAILEEIKKQQSEKQENEKLDVEPPKVAEIPASTSTIDEASEQLKESEATDIAEIPKHEDTLIIKDISKREEDVNFEDNETVHSGEKLQKLYGDDSDGVIPIQEVLDSNEPEKVSLPLQKLESALDTANKNAGEIMIALESHISSVRRALGARSLFRKEDIAHALSANSITGREASSKTKMLLFNGLYFAGLWAQPFNKLSSEEDSFFFMTAEDAMKVPMMESKGTFHVAELEHLNAKVICLPYENKKYAMMIVLPNETEGLRPLIEKLQPEDIKKAKSLVQKKELRLVIPKFQVDETSRSEAMLKSIGLNKLFTREDSDLSLLSADNDLHIDEVVQFVSVRVDENGSSENGLTASDTLARTAAALDIDSIEVNRPFLYFVMDCEEEFVIAAGKIYTPELKEDPPISIEVEFEQ